A DNA window from Stutzerimonas stutzeri contains the following coding sequences:
- the glsB gene encoding glutaminase B — translation MQNLLSEILDEVRPLLGRGKVADYIPALADVPADQLGIAVCSADGELYQAGDATTPFSIQSMSKVFSLVQAIQHGGESLWERLGHEPSGQPFNSLVQLEFERGRPRNPFINAGALVICDINQSRFAVPALSMRDFVRHLAGNPLIVSDSRVAESEYQHRARNAAMAYLMQSFGNFHNDVEAVLRSYFHHCALRMNCVDLARAFAFLARDGACPQSGERVLAPRQAKQVNAIMATSGLYDEAGNFAYRVGLPGKSGVGGGIVAVVPGRFTVCVWSPELNAAGNSLIGMAALEALSQRIGWSIF, via the coding sequence ATGCAAAACCTGTTGAGCGAAATCCTCGATGAGGTCCGTCCGTTGCTTGGGCGGGGCAAGGTTGCGGATTACATCCCCGCGCTGGCAGACGTGCCGGCCGATCAGCTGGGCATCGCGGTCTGCAGTGCTGATGGTGAGCTTTACCAAGCGGGTGACGCCACAACGCCGTTTTCGATCCAGAGCATGTCCAAGGTGTTCAGTCTGGTCCAGGCAATCCAGCATGGTGGCGAATCACTGTGGGAGCGACTCGGTCATGAGCCGTCCGGGCAACCGTTCAATTCGCTGGTACAGCTGGAGTTCGAACGCGGTCGGCCGCGCAATCCGTTCATCAACGCCGGTGCGTTGGTGATTTGCGATATCAACCAGTCGCGCTTCGCGGTACCGGCGCTGTCGATGCGCGATTTCGTTCGGCATCTGGCGGGCAATCCGCTGATCGTCTCCGACAGCCGGGTCGCAGAGTCGGAATATCAGCACCGGGCACGCAACGCAGCGATGGCCTATTTGATGCAGTCCTTCGGCAACTTCCACAACGATGTGGAGGCCGTGCTGCGCAGCTATTTTCATCACTGTGCGCTGCGCATGAATTGCGTCGACCTGGCCCGCGCCTTCGCTTTCCTTGCCCGTGATGGTGCCTGCCCGCAGAGCGGCGAGAGGGTGCTGGCGCCGCGTCAGGCCAAGCAGGTCAACGCCATCATGGCTACCAGCGGCCTGTACGACGAGGCCGGCAACTTTGCCTATCGGGTCGGTTTGCCCGGCAAGAGCGGCGTCGGTGGCGGCATCGTCGCGGTGGTGCCGGGACGCTTCACCGTTTGCGTGTGGTCGCCGG